In Arachis hypogaea cultivar Tifrunner chromosome 2, arahy.Tifrunner.gnm2.J5K5, whole genome shotgun sequence, a genomic segment contains:
- the LOC112746106 gene encoding uncharacterized protein — MHCTDLISGCLLPISLYRDDKPVVQSISWSPLGISLNSGCLLAVCTSEGHVKVYRPPFCDFCSEWIEVVNVSERLFEYLQCTEFQGTGTPLEFSKRNASDEIDSVAKPKKKSLKTVPENDMLPVISADQYATRSAVLSSIVVSWSPLLHDIHATVSLLAVGGKSGKISLWRFYAPDCYTIEGGKIPSAVKFVGFLEAHNSWVTTISWLSFSVNSSNPQILLVTGSSDGSVKVWLGDYHKLIKSTEVDQNVFILLKEVITVNVVPVSVLSVTVHVQCSSKMLLAIGKGSGSFEIWLCDISSKEFNKLGSYDAHDYIVTGLAWAFGGRCLYSCSQDNLVRSWILRDRCLDEVPVHMPHNNNSSSASDDVYDSCLGAAVSPGNLVVATVHCFDVEKLNRMYEGRVLRAAIEYHWIGGLHVDICLNRPVPFYTEELSGLAEKDLTNWGSNIIWSLNQYQCLDRPLVLLDIILALLDFKVSMPRYVEHLLIKWISLSFPGFHTDLPNEKTLLQVSSSLSGVPSRMLHLLNIICRRVMLAQLDADEITRISSEVQNTKGECCSMDEQVTKWIAILGSSERELRERLVGFSFCASQTSKSRPGATPFQTGHWYPVGLAQMEQWIALNNDHVRGELKSIASEVTNEKRCSAVESCSYCSASVPFESPEFGLCQGKTSGSGSNDKRHKLSRCAVSMQVCPSIPLWFCVCCHRVAFRLAPDPLFRMSSSQFDSDFVTKSLSRAVSSKPLCPYCGILLQRRQPDFLVSPLPV; from the exons ATGCATTGCACAGATTTAATCTCTGGATGCCTCCTCCCTATTAGTTTGTACCGTGATGATAAGCCTGTTGTTCAGTCAATATCATGGTCGCCACTTGGCATTTCTTTGAATTCAGG GTGCTTGTTGGCTGTTTGCACTAGCGAAGGACACGTGAAGGTTTATCGTCCACCCTTTTGTGATTTCTGTTCAGAATGGATTGAG GTTGTGAACGTTAGTGAACGTCTATTTGAATATTTGCAATGTACTGAGTTTCAAGGCACGGGGACTCCATTAGAGTTTTCCAAA AGAAATGCATCAGATGAAATAGATTCTGTGGCTAAACCTAAAAAGAAATCCTTGAAAACAGTTCCCGAGAACGACATGTTGCCTGTGATAAGTGCTGATCAATATGCTACTCGCAGCGCAGTGCTAAGCTCAATTGTTGTTTCATGGTCTCCTTTACTGCATGATATTCATGCTACTGTCAGCCTACTTGCTGTTGGAGGGAAGTCTGGTAAAATTTCTTTATGGAGATTTTATGCACCAGATTGCTATACTATTGAGGGTGGAAAAATCCCATCTGCTGTGAAATTTGTTGGATTTCTTGAAGCACACAATTCATGGGTTACAACAATAAGTTGGTTGTCATTTTCTGTTAATTCCTCAAATCCACAAATTTTATTAGTTACTGGAAGCTCTGATGGGAG TGTCAAGGTTTGGTTGGGTGACTATCACAAATTGATTAAATCAACAGAAGTGGATCAGAATGTGTTCATTTTGTTGAAGGAG GTTATCACTGTCAATGTTGTCCCAGTTTCTGTACTTTCAGTAACTGTGCATGTTCAATGCTCTTCCAAGATGCTTTTAGCAATAGGCAAAGGTTCTGGTTCCTTTGAAATATGGCTATGTGACATATCTTCTAAGGAATTCAACAAGCTTGGTTCATATGATGCACATGACTATATT GTTACTGGCTTGGCATGGGCATTTGGTGGAAGATGTTTGTACAGCTGTAGCCag gATAATTTAGTGCGTAGCTGGATTTTGCGCGATAGATGCCTAGATGAAGTACCTGTTCATATGCCTCATAATAACAATTCATCCAGC GCTTCAGATGATGTATATGATTCATGCCTTGGTGCAGCAGTTTCACCTGGAAATCTTGTCGTCGCTACT GTTCATTGCTTTGATGTTGAGAAACTGAATCGAATGTATGAAGGAAG GGTACTGAGAGCAGCTATTGAATACCATTGGATTGGTGGGCTACATGTGGATATTTGCTTGAATCGTCCTGTTCCATTTTACACTGAAGAACTTTCCGGTTTGGCAGAGAAAGATTTAACCAATTGGGGTTCCAATATCATATGGTCTTTGAACCAATATCAGTGTCTTGATAGGCCCCTAGTTCTTTTGGATATAATTTTGGCATTATTGGACTTCAAGGTCAGCATGCCAAGATATGTAGAGCATTTACTCATCAAGTGGATCTCTCTGTCTTTTCCGGGATTTCATACGGACCTTCCCAATGAAAAGACTTTACTGCAGGTCTCTTCAAGTTTGTCAGGTGTTCCTTCTCGCATGCTACACTTGCTCAATATAATTTGTAGACGAGTAATGTTGGCGCAGCTGGATGCTGATGAAATCACACGAATATCCAGCGAAGTTCAAAACACTAAAGGGGAATGCTGTTCTATGGACGAACAAGTAACCAAGTGGATAGCAATTCTTGGAAGCAGTGAAAGAGAACTCCGTGAAAGGCTTGTCGGTTTTAGTTTTTGTGCTTCTCAAACTAGCAAGTCCCGTCCAGGGGCAACTCCTTTCCAAACTGGTCATTGGTATCCTGTTGGACTAGCACAAATGGAACAATGGATTGCGCTAAACAACGATCATGTACGTGGCGAGTTGAAATCCATTGCATCAGAGGTTACCAACGAGAAAAG ATGTTCAGCTGTGGAGTCATGCAGTTATTGTTCAGCATCAGTTCCATTTGAGTCCCCAGAGTTTGGTTTATGTCAAGGCAAAACTTCAGGCAGTGGCAGCAATGATAAGCGGCATAAGTTATCAAGATGCGCCGTTAGTATGCAGGTTTGCCCTAGTATCCCACTGTGGTTTTGTGTGTGCTGCCATAGGGTGGCGTTTAGGTTGGCGCCTGACCCACTTTTTCGAATGTCTTCGTCTCAGTTTGATTCTGATTTTGTAACCAAATCTTTGTCTCGAGCAGTTTCCTCAAAACCATTGTGTCCCTATTGTGGGATATTGCTACAGAGACGTCAACCTGATtttctagtttctccattacctGTGTGA